In the Granulosicoccus antarcticus IMCC3135 genome, ACATCGATACGGTTTTAAACGAGAGCAATACTCGTGCTGAGAATCTGACGAACAAGGCCAAGAACCCTGTTTCAAATTCCAGTTTTCCAGGGACAACGACATGAGCGCAGTGACATCAGAATACGTGGAATTAGATGATGACATCGGCATTCGTGTCATCCACTCCAAGCCCCAGCAGGGCAAGCACACCTTCGTTTTCCTGAATTCAATCGAGACGACTGCCGATACATGGGAAGACCGGATTGCGCCAGCGCTTCGCAAGCAACAGTACGGTACCTTGAGTTTTGATTATCGCTGTCAAGGCAAAACCGAATGCGGGCCAGATGCGGTGTTGGAGTCTGAGGAGATGGTTTCAGACATTGTGAGGGTGTTGGAAGCTCAACAGCCACATCGACCGGTCATGTGCGGCTTGTCGATCGGCGGACTTTTCGGAGCCAGGGCCATCGGAAAAGGTGCTCAGGCGGAAGCTATTGTGCTTATCAATACACTTCGCGGGGAAAACACGCACAGCGCAGGTGACAAGACGCTTGAAGCGAGCTGGGATTTTCCCTGGGAGTCGTTGGCAGTGCCGACACTGGTTTTCACCGGATCGCATGATCCACTTTCTGGAACTCAGAAAGCTGTTGAGGACATTCTGAAGAGAATTCCAGATATGAATTTGTTGGAGTATCCCGGTGACGGGAATTCTCTGCACTCAGAGTTTCCTGATGAATTTGTTGCAGATCTCATCAGTTATGCAAAGCTATTGGGACTGATAGGTGCGACGAAATAATGTTCATAGGTGTCGAATTTTACTAAGTACGGAGTGGTTTCTTGACTAGTTCATTTGGCACCAGGAAAAGAAATACGACGCAAGCCGATGTTGCAAAGCATGCAGGCGTAAGCATCATGACGGTGTCACGTGCTTTGAGTGGTTCTGGCAATATCTCGCCCGATACAAAGGAACGTATCAATAATTCCATGGAGGAGCTCGGTTACGTTTACAACACCGTTGCAGGCTCGCTGCGGAATCAGAGCAGCTCGATGGTCGCTGTTGTCATCCCTTCGGTTAATGATCTGGTCTTTGGCGAGATACTCAGTGGTGTCAATTCAGTGCTCAGGCCCAAAGGTTATTTCACGACTATTGGTGAGTCGTTTTTTGATCCGGAAGAAGAGTTCAAGGTCATCAAATCAATGTTGGCAATGCAGCCGGCAGGTATCATTCTCACGGGCGGGATTCATCACAAGCCTGAGCTTTTTGATTTGTTGAAAAAACGTAGTTGCCCGATACTACAGATGTGGGACACGGATAATCTGAATTTTGATTATCACGTGGGACCCTCTCAACGTGAGGTTGGTCAGATAGTTGCTGACCATCTCATAGAAAAGAAATATGAGTACATTGCGTATATCGGCGCTGAGTTGTCAATCGATGGTTGTGCAGACCAGCGATTCCAGTCTTTTCGCAGCAGGCTGTCTGAGGCAGGTATTTCAATTGAAACGGAGGTGGATGAAAATCTACCACGTCAGCCAGAATCAGGAAAAATACTGACCGAAAGGCTGCTTGCACGCTCTCCTCACGTCAACGCCATTCATTACCTGAATGACCCCATGGCTTTGGGTGGGCTTTCCTATTTATTTGATAAAGGGCTATCGGCTCCCAAGGATGTTGCTGTGGTGGGGTTCAATGGCTCGACACAGAAATTCTCCATTCGCACCAGGCTGACGACGGTTGATGTTCCCAAGTATGAGATTGGCAAGGTGTCGGGCGAAAAATTGCTGGCGTTGCTGAACGATGAGGGGGAGGGGCAGTTTTATCGATCTGAACTTCGGCTGATCGTTGGTGATACAAGCTGATAGCCTCTGAAGATTCTGGCGGCCATAGAATCTGAGTCACTCTATCGTACAATCAGTGAGTAGGGAACCTGAGCATCGTTAGACTGTCCCAGCTCCAATTACCCTGTCTTCATAACACTGACCTCGAGTTTGTTGGCCATGATCAGTCTGCAGAACATCGCCATGCAATACCGGATGGCTGGCGAATCCATCGATGTGCTGAAAGCACTGAATCTGGACATTGACGCACGTGAACGGGTTGCAATCGTCGGCCCCTCTGGCTCTGGTAAAACCACGCTGTTGCTATTGCTGACGGGTTTAGAGCAGCCCACCAGTGGTGAAATCATGATTGCCGGTCGCTCGCTTGCAACACTGGATCGCGATGCCCGTGCTGATCTCAGACGCGACACCATCGGGATCGTATTTCAATCATTTCATCTGATATCAAGCCTGACCGCCGAAGAGAACGTGGCATTGCCACTGGATATCGCCGGCCAACCCAATAGTGACAAACGGGCCCGTGAAATGCTTGCGCGGGTCGGGTTGAGTGAGCGGGGAGGGCATTATCCGGCCCAACTCTCCGGCGGTGAGCAGCAACGGGTGGCGATTGCCAGAGCACTGGTGCATGAGCCTGCGTTACTGGTTGCCGATGAACCGACTGGTAATCTGGATGAGCGTACCGGTGAGAGCATCATCGAGCTGTTGTTCTCGTTGAATCGCGAAAGTGGTACTACTCTGCTTCTGGTGACTCATGACCCTCAACTGGCCGCCCGTTGTGATCGCAGTCTGCGTCTGGAGAATGGCCAGTTGCACGCTGTTGTTGCCCCATGAAGATGCCGCAGCTTGCACGGCTT is a window encoding:
- a CDS encoding alpha/beta fold hydrolase codes for the protein MSAVTSEYVELDDDIGIRVIHSKPQQGKHTFVFLNSIETTADTWEDRIAPALRKQQYGTLSFDYRCQGKTECGPDAVLESEEMVSDIVRVLEAQQPHRPVMCGLSIGGLFGARAIGKGAQAEAIVLINTLRGENTHSAGDKTLEASWDFPWESLAVPTLVFTGSHDPLSGTQKAVEDILKRIPDMNLLEYPGDGNSLHSEFPDEFVADLISYAKLLGLIGATK
- a CDS encoding LacI family DNA-binding transcriptional regulator — its product is MTSSFGTRKRNTTQADVAKHAGVSIMTVSRALSGSGNISPDTKERINNSMEELGYVYNTVAGSLRNQSSSMVAVVIPSVNDLVFGEILSGVNSVLRPKGYFTTIGESFFDPEEEFKVIKSMLAMQPAGIILTGGIHHKPELFDLLKKRSCPILQMWDTDNLNFDYHVGPSQREVGQIVADHLIEKKYEYIAYIGAELSIDGCADQRFQSFRSRLSEAGISIETEVDENLPRQPESGKILTERLLARSPHVNAIHYLNDPMALGGLSYLFDKGLSAPKDVAVVGFNGSTQKFSIRTRLTTVDVPKYEIGKVSGEKLLALLNDEGEGQFYRSELRLIVGDTS
- a CDS encoding ABC transporter ATP-binding protein — protein: MISLQNIAMQYRMAGESIDVLKALNLDIDARERVAIVGPSGSGKTTLLLLLTGLEQPTSGEIMIAGRSLATLDRDARADLRRDTIGIVFQSFHLISSLTAEENVALPLDIAGQPNSDKRAREMLARVGLSERGGHYPAQLSGGEQQRVAIARALVHEPALLVADEPTGNLDERTGESIIELLFSLNRESGTTLLLVTHDPQLAARCDRSLRLENGQLHAVVAP